From a region of the Arachis ipaensis cultivar K30076 chromosome B09, Araip1.1, whole genome shotgun sequence genome:
- the LOC107617407 gene encoding thioredoxin X, chloroplastic translates to MASLSLPTLPLRTLASTSSASSYSSAPLLHCSVPARLSFYSSQRRTTCPKLRCSRQFTVTCGTAITEINETQFNDTVLKANRPVLVEFVANWCGPCRLISPAMESLAQEYEDRLTVVKIDHDANPRLIEEYKVYGLPTLILFKNGQEVPESRREGAITKVKLKEYVDALLESISVS, encoded by the exons ATGGCATCGCTGTCACTTCCGACGCTTCCACTCCGTACACTTGCATCTACCTCCTCCGCCTCCTCCTACTCTTCTGCTCCTTTGCTTCACTGCTCCGTTCCGGCGAGGCTTTCCTTTTATTCCTCCCAAAGAAGAACTACATGCCCCAAGCTCCGCTGTTCCCGTCAATTCACCGTTACTTGCGGCACCGCCATCACAGAGATCAACGAGACACAGTTTAACGACACTGTTTTGAAGGCTAACCGTCCCGTTCTCGTTGAGTTCGTCGCTAACTGGTGCGGTCCTTGCCGTTTGATCTCTCCCGCTATGGAATCCCTAGCTCAG GAATATGAAGACAGATTAACAGTGGTGAAGATTGATCATGATGCAAACCCTAGGCTAATCGAAGAGTACAAAGTTTATGGGCTACCAACATTGATCCTCTTCAAGAATGGGCAGGAAGTTCCAGAAAGCAGAAGAGAAGGTGCAATAACCAAAGTTAAACTCAAAGAGTATGTGGATGCTTTATTGGAATCAATCTCAGTTTCTTAG
- the LOC107617408 gene encoding pentatricopeptide repeat-containing protein At3g59040, with protein MCSIISKTHYHLGQLPLKPLHSSKREYGIGRVKMNGRMGVVCMGMLAPRKFMQRRKKLEVFKDAADEADQKNWRRLMNQIDETGSAVSVLISEKKANHTLPRDLILGTLVRYKQLKRWNFVVEILEWLRTQSWWDFGKMDFVMLITAYGKLGDFNNAEKVLSLMNKNGYPPNVVAQTALMEAYAKGGRCSSAETIFRRMQRSGPEPSAVTYQIILNAFVQGNKFKEAEEVFENLLNDEKSPLKPDQKMFHMMIYMYKKAGSYEKARKAFAVMAERGIEQSTVTYNSLMSFETNYKEVSNIYDQMQRAGLRPDVVSYALLINAYGKARREEEALAVFEEMLDAGVRPTRKAYNILLDAFSISGMVEQARTVFKSMRRDRCSPDICSYTTMLSAYVNASDMEGAEKFFKRLIQDGFEPNVVTYGTLIKGYAKINDLGKVTQKYEEMLKRGIKANQTILTNIMDAYGKSGDFDSAVLWFKEMKSPDQKAKNVLLSLANTEEERKEANDLALHSNLPKVNGVSKLGDEDDDENENENDNDNDQEHNYEYFDAQLSMAYDEQSRVPS; from the exons ATGTGTAGCATCATTTCGAAGACGCACTACCATTTAGGACAACTTCCATTGAAGCCACTTCATTCTAG TAAGAGAGAGTATGGAATTGGGAGGGTGAAGATGAATGGGAGAATGGGGGTGGTGTGTATGGGGATGCTTGCACCCAGAAAGTTCATGCAGAGAAGGAAGAAATTGGAAGTGTTCAAGGATGCTGCTGATGAAGCTGATCAGAAGAATTGGAGGAGGCTCATGAACCAAATTGACGAGACCGGTTCCGCTGTTTCCGTCCTCATTTCTGAGAAGAAAGCAAACCACACTCTTCCTAGAGACCTTATCCTTGGTACCTTGGTTAGGTATAAACAACTCAAAAGGTGGAACTTTGTTGTTGAG atTCTTGAATGGCTTCGGACTCAAAGTTGGTGGGATTTCGGTAAGATGGATTTTGTTATGCTTATAACGGCTTATGGAAAGCTGGGAGACTTCAATAATGCTGAGAAGGTCTTGAGCTTGATGAATAAGAATGGGTATCCACCAAATGTAGTAGCTCAGACTGCACTTATGGAGGCATATGCGAAAGGAGGTCGATGCAGTAGCGCCGAAACAATATTTCGTAGGATGCAGAGATCAGGCCCTGAACCTTCTGCAGTAACATATCAGATAATACTCAATGCGTTTGTTCAG GGGAACAAGTTTAAAGAAGCTGAAGAAGTATTTGAAAATCTACTGAATGATGAAAAATCGCCTTTGAAACCAGATCAGAAGATGTTTCATATGATGATTTATATGTATAAGAAGGCAGGAAGTTATGAGAAGGCTCGCAAGGCATTTGCAGTGATGGCTGAACGGGGAATTGAACAATCTACAGTTACATATAACAGCTTGATGTCATTTGAAACAAATTACAAGGAAGTTTCAAACATATATGATCAG ATGCAAAGAGCTGGTCTCAGACCTGATGTTGTGAGCTATGCCTTACTCATCAATGCTTACGGGAAGGCCAGGAGGGAGGAAGAAGCACTAGCTGTATTTGAGGAAATGCTTGATGCCGGTGTCAG ACCAACCAGGAAGGCTTACAATATTTTACTAGATGCATTTTCAATATCTGGAATGGTAGAACAAGCTCGGACAGTGTTTAAGAGCATGAGAAGAGATAG ATGCTCACCGGATATTTGCTCATACACTACCATGTTATCAGCTTATGTGAATGCATCTGACATGGAGGGTGCTGAGAAGTTTTTCAAGAGATTGATACAAGATGGTTTTGAGCCCAATGTTGTAACCTATGGAACCTTAATCAAAGGTTATGCTAAGATAAATGATCTTGGGAAGGTAACACAGAAGTACGAGGAAATGCTTAAGCGCGGCATCAAGGCGAATCAGACTATTCTGACCAACATCATGGATGCATATGGAAAATCCGGTGACTTCGACAGCGCTGTCCTTTGGTTCAAGGAAATGAAGTCTCCTGATCAGAAAGCCAAAAACGTCCTTCTATCTTTAGCAAATACAGAGGAGGAGAGAAAAGAGGCTAATGACCTTGCATTGCATTCCAATTTACCTAAAGTTAATGGTGTTAGCAAATTaggtgatgaagatgatgatgagaaTGAGAATGAGAATGATAACGATAACGATCAAGAACATAATTATGAATATTTTGATGCACAGTTGAGCATGGCCTATGATGAACAATCCAGAGTTCCCAGCTGA
- the LOC107617405 gene encoding putative pentatricopeptide repeat-containing protein At5g08310, mitochondrial, translating to MAVRILKPNPCALCHLLFSKRLRLSTSTTRSVSQAPTSSSFSSTHVDALISIFTKRPFTPDTPELTQIAPFLTSHLVESVLNRFHSWKLAHTFFNWASTQHGYRHTCYTYNAMASILSRSRQIPPLKSLLKDIVQSRCSFPPGALGFLVRCLGSAGLVEEANEVFDEMRLKGLCIPNDYSYNCLLEALSKSGSVDLMKKRLNEMHRFGWEFDKFTLTPVMQAYCNSRRFEEALSVYNTMQEKGWVDERVWTMLALSFSKWGEVDKAFELVERMEEQRMRMNEKTYCVLIHGFVKESRIDKALQLFDKMRKAGFTPDVSLYDVLIRGLCRNKETNKALSLISDMKELGILPDVRILTNLLSSFSDKTMVVRILEEIPEEEDDKTVVLIYNAVLNSYVGDGLMDEAYHLLQMMIRSKSGTDADTNNFIRVKRLVLPNITSFSIVIDGLLKNGQLDLALSLVHDMQQLACKPNISIYNNLINDLCNSNRLEESFELLTAMKESGIEPTHFTHNSIYGCLCKRKDVSGAINMLKEMRACGHEPWIKHSTCIVKELSDHGRAIEACKFLNSMIQEGFLPDIVSYSPAIGGLIKMQELDQALKLFRDLCSRGHCPDVVAYNIMISGLCKANRFAEAENLLDDIVLKGLSPSVVTYNLLIDFCCKNGSIDKAMAILSKMSGEGREPNIITYTTLVDGLCREDRPDDALLVWKEMEKKGCPPNRIAFMALIHGLCKCGRPITALRRLREMEQREMKADSFIYIALMSAFLSDLNLISAFEIFKEMVDSESFPEPHDKNYSIAVDAISRFSNDHQTSSGIQVLREEGKIPTHGF from the coding sequence atggcAGTGCGAATCCTCAAACCGAATCCCTGTGCTCTTTGTCATCTCTTATTCTCCAAAAGATTACGACTTTCAACTTCCACCACTCGTTCGGTTTCTCAAGcacccacttcttcttctttttcttctacgCACGTCGATGCCCTGATCTCCATCTTCACCAAACGACCCTTCACTCCAGACACCCCTGAACTCACCCAAATCGCACCCTTCCTCACCTCTCACCTCGTCGAATCCGTCCTCAACCGCTTCCACAGCTGGAAGCTCGCTCACACATTCTTCAATTGGGCTTCAACCCAACATGGCTACCGCCACACTTGCTACACCTACAATGCCATGGCTTCAATTTTGTCCCGTTCCCGCCAAATTCCTCCTTTGAAGTCTCTTCTCAAAGACATCGTCCAATCTCGTTGCTCTTTCCCCCCTGGGGCACTCGGTTTCTTGGTTCGGTGCCTGGGCAGTGCTGGGTTGGTTGAAGAAGCAAAcgaggtgtttgatgaaatgcgcCTGAAGGGTCTCTGCATTCCAAATGATTACTCTTACAATTGCTTGTTGGAGGCTTTGTCTAAGTCTGGTTCCGTTGATTTGATGAAGAAGAGGTTGAACGAAATGCACAGATTTGGTTGGGAATTTGATAAGTTCACTTTGACCCCGGTCATGCAGGCATATTGCAATTCTCGCAGGTTTGAAGAGGCTTTGAGTGTTTATAACACAATGCAGGAGAAGGGTTGGGTTGATGAACGTGTTTGGACCATGCTGGCTTTGTCTTTCAGCAAGTGGGGTGAGGTGGATAAGGCGTTTGAGTTGGTGGAGAGAATGGAGGAGCAGAGAATGAGAATGAATGAGAAGACTTACTGTGTTCTGATTCATGGGTTTGTGAAAGAGTCTCGGATTGATAAGGCCCTCCAGTTGTTTGATAAAATGAGGAAGGCTGGTTTCACTCCTGATGTTTCCTTGTATGATGTTCTGATTAGAGGACTGTGCAGGAATAAAGAGACTAACAAAGCTTTGAGCTTGATTTCGGACATGAAGGAACTTGGCATCCTACCTGATGTTCGAATCCTCACGAACTTGCTGTCATCTTTTTCAGACAAGACTATGGTTGTGAGAATACTAGAAGAAATCCCGGAAGAGGAAGATGATAAAACTGTTGTTTTGATTTATAATGCTGTTTTGAATAGTTATGTTGGTGATGGGTTGATGGATGAAGCTTATCACCTTCTTCAGATGATGATTCGAAGCAAATCTGGTACTGATGCTGATACAAATAATTTCATCAGAGTCAAGAGATTGGTTTTACCTAATATCACATCCTTCAGCATTGTTATTGATGGCCTGCTCAAAAATGGTCAGCTGGACCTTGCGCTGAGCCTCGTCCATGATATGCAACAATTAGCTTGCAAACCAAATATTTCAATCTATAACAATCTGATCAATGATCTATGCAATTCCAATAGATTGGAGGAAAGCTTTGAGCTTTTGACAGCGATGAAAGAATCAGGAATTGAACCAACTCATTTCACTCACAACTCAATATATGGGTGCCTGTGTAAAAGGAAGGATGTTTCAGGAGCCATCAATATGCTGAAGGAGATGCGTGCTTGTGGGCATGAACCGTGGATAAAACATTCAACCTGTATTGTGAAAGAGCTATCTGATCATGGGAGGGCAATAGAAGCATGTAAGTTCCTTAACAGCATGATTCAAGAAGGTTTCCTTCCTGATATAGTGTCCTATTCTCCAGCAATTGGTGGCTTGATCAAGATGCAGGAATTGGATCAAGCTCTGAAGTTATTCAGGGATTTGTGTTCTCGTGGCCACTGTCCTGATGTGGTTGCTTACAACATAATGATAAGTGGGCTTTGCAAAGCCAACAGATTCGCAGAGGCTGAAAATTTGTTAGATGACATTGTTTTGAAGGGTCTCTCTCCCTCAGTTGTTACATACAATTTGCTAATTGATTTTTGTTGCAAGAATGGTTCTATTGATAAGGCTATGGCGATTCTTTCCAAAATGTCTGGAGAAGGTAGGGAACCAAATATCATTACATACACAACTTTGGTAGATGGATTATGCAGAGAAGACAGGCCTGATGATGCTCTATTGGTTTGGAAAGAGATGGAAAAAAAGGGTTGTCCGCCGAATCGAATTGCTTTCATGGCACTCATTCATGGTCTTTGCAAATGCGGTAGGCCAATTACAGCCCTCCGTCGTTTGCGCGAAATGGAACAGAGAGAAATGAAAGCCGACTCATTCATCTATATTGCATTGATGAGCGCTTTCTTGTCTGATCTAAACTTGATCTCAGCATTTGAGATTTTCAAAGAGATGGTTGATTCAGAATCTTTTCCTGAACCCCATGATAAAAATTACAGTATTGCCGTAGATGCGATAAGTAGATTTTCTAATGATCATCAAACATCCTCTGGTATCCAGGTTCTAAGGGAAGAGGGAAAAATCCCAACACATGGTTTTTGA